A window of Paremcibacter congregatus contains these coding sequences:
- the acnA gene encoding aconitate hydratase AcnA, with the protein MATVGQDTLNTRRTLNVGGKEYDYYSLKAATEKLGDVSRLPYTIKVLLENLLRYEDGVTVTTDDVQSIVDWQKNLGKEAREIQYRPARVLMQDFTGVPAVVDLAAMRNAMADMGGDPQKINPLSPVDLVIDHSVMVDNFGDNKAFQRNVDLEMERNNERYQFLKWGQGSFDNFSAVPPGTGICHQVNLEYIAKTVWTADIDGKTVAYPDTCVGTDSHTTMINGLAVLGWGVGGIEAEAAMLGQPVSMLIPEVVGFKLTGAMKEGITATDLVLTVVQMLREKGVVGKFVEFYGDGLDSMTLADQATLANMAPEYGATCGFFPVSAQTLEYLTFSGRDAETVALVEAYAKEQGMWRDSNSPDPVFTDTLHLDISTVEPSLAGPSRPQDRVVLSNAANSFTELLETRGKAADQKTEYPVEGADYKISNGDVMIAAITSCTNTSNPGVMMAAGLVAKKANELGLNSKPWVKTSLAPGSQVVTDYLNKAGLTPHLDAIGFDLVGYGCTTCIGNSGPLADPLRNTINDNDMICASVLSGNRNFEGRVSQDLKASYLASPPLVVAYAIAGSMQIDITKDVIAQDKNGNDVYLKDIWPSNAEVAEAMTFLNREMFVERYANVFAGTEQWQKIKVDDSKTYNWDANSTYIQHPPYFQGMSKTAGAAAGDIQGARLLALLGDSITTDHISPAGAIKADSPAGEYLTEHGVERKDFNSYGSRRGNHEVMMRGTFANVRLRNEMAPGTEGGWTTHYPSGDVTSIFDASMRYQDAGTPLVVVGGKEYGTGSSRDWAAKGTNLLGVKAVLVESFERIHRSNLVGMGVLPLQFKDGDNRQTLGLKGTETFDITGVSGGISPRQDVQVKVTFEDGSTKEITVLCRIDTANEVTYFNNGGILHYVLRNLAAE; encoded by the coding sequence GTGGCTACTGTAGGTCAAGATACCCTCAACACCCGCCGGACGCTCAATGTGGGCGGTAAAGAGTATGATTATTACTCCCTGAAAGCAGCAACAGAAAAACTCGGTGACGTATCGCGTCTGCCTTACACCATTAAGGTGCTTCTGGAAAACCTCCTGCGTTATGAAGATGGGGTCACAGTGACCACCGATGACGTCCAGTCAATTGTCGACTGGCAGAAAAACCTCGGCAAGGAAGCCCGGGAAATTCAGTATCGTCCGGCCCGCGTTCTGATGCAGGATTTCACCGGCGTACCAGCCGTCGTTGATCTGGCGGCCATGCGCAACGCCATGGCCGACATGGGCGGTGACCCGCAAAAGATTAACCCGCTGTCCCCTGTTGACCTGGTGATTGACCATAGTGTCATGGTCGATAACTTCGGCGACAACAAAGCCTTCCAGCGCAATGTCGATCTGGAGATGGAACGCAATAACGAACGCTACCAGTTCCTGAAATGGGGCCAGGGCAGCTTCGACAATTTCTCCGCCGTCCCGCCCGGGACCGGTATTTGCCATCAGGTCAATCTGGAATATATTGCCAAGACCGTCTGGACCGCCGATATCGACGGCAAGACAGTCGCCTACCCTGACACCTGTGTCGGCACCGACAGCCACACCACCATGATCAACGGCCTCGCCGTACTTGGTTGGGGCGTCGGCGGCATCGAAGCCGAAGCCGCCATGCTCGGTCAACCGGTATCGATGCTGATCCCGGAAGTCGTTGGCTTCAAACTTACCGGCGCCATGAAGGAAGGCATCACCGCCACCGATCTGGTGCTGACGGTTGTACAGATGTTGCGCGAAAAAGGCGTGGTCGGCAAATTCGTAGAATTTTACGGCGACGGACTCGACAGCATGACCCTCGCCGATCAGGCGACACTGGCCAATATGGCGCCGGAATATGGCGCGACATGCGGCTTCTTCCCGGTTTCAGCCCAGACGCTGGAATATCTGACCTTTTCCGGACGCGATGCCGAAACCGTCGCTCTCGTCGAGGCCTATGCCAAAGAACAGGGCATGTGGCGCGACAGCAACAGCCCCGATCCGGTTTTCACCGATACCCTGCACCTTGACATCAGTACGGTTGAGCCAAGTCTTGCCGGCCCAAGCCGTCCCCAGGACCGGGTTGTGCTCAGCAATGCCGCCAACTCTTTCACAGAACTGCTGGAAACTCGCGGCAAAGCGGCCGATCAGAAAACAGAATATCCCGTCGAAGGTGCTGATTACAAGATCAGCAACGGCGACGTCATGATTGCGGCGATCACCAGCTGCACCAACACCTCCAATCCGGGCGTGATGATGGCGGCCGGTCTGGTGGCAAAGAAAGCCAATGAACTTGGCCTCAACAGCAAGCCGTGGGTAAAGACATCTCTCGCCCCTGGCTCTCAGGTGGTCACCGACTATCTGAATAAAGCCGGCCTGACACCGCATCTGGATGCCATCGGTTTTGATCTGGTCGGCTATGGCTGCACCACCTGTATCGGCAACTCCGGCCCGCTGGCCGATCCGCTACGCAACACCATCAATGACAATGATATGATTTGCGCCTCTGTCCTGTCCGGAAACCGCAACTTTGAAGGCCGCGTGTCTCAGGACCTGAAAGCGTCTTATCTCGCCTCACCGCCGCTGGTTGTGGCCTACGCCATCGCCGGGTCCATGCAGATCGACATCACCAAAGATGTTATCGCCCAGGACAAAAACGGTAATGATGTTTATCTGAAAGACATCTGGCCAAGCAATGCGGAAGTCGCAGAAGCCATGACCTTCCTGAACCGTGAAATGTTTGTTGAACGTTACGCCAACGTCTTTGCCGGCACCGAACAGTGGCAGAAGATCAAGGTCGACGACAGCAAAACCTATAATTGGGACGCCAACAGCACCTATATCCAGCATCCGCCTTACTTCCAGGGCATGAGCAAAACCGCCGGCGCCGCCGCGGGGGATATCCAGGGCGCGCGTCTTCTGGCGCTGCTGGGCGACAGCATCACCACCGATCATATTTCTCCGGCAGGCGCCATCAAAGCCGACAGCCCGGCCGGTGAATATCTCACCGAGCATGGCGTGGAACGCAAAGACTTCAACAGCTACGGCTCCCGTCGCGGCAACCATGAGGTCATGATGCGCGGCACCTTCGCCAATGTGCGTCTGCGCAACGAAATGGCGCCGGGTACAGAAGGTGGCTGGACAACTCATTATCCGTCCGGCGACGTGACCAGCATTTTTGATGCTTCCATGCGCTATCAGGACGCCGGCACACCGCTGGTGGTAGTTGGCGGCAAGGAATACGGCACCGGGTCAAGCCGGGACTGGGCCGCCAAGGGCACTAATCTGCTTGGTGTCAAAGCCGTTCTGGTGGAAAGCTTTGAGCGTATTCATCGCTCAAACCTGGTGGGCATGGGTGTTCTGCCATTGCAGTTCAAGGACGGCGACAACCGTCAGACCCTCGGCCTGAAAGGCACGGAAACATTTGACATCACCGGCGTCTCCGGCGGCATCAGCCCGCGTCAGGATGTACAGGTGAAAGTGACCTTCGAAGACGGTTCCACCAAAGAAATCACCGTACTCTGCCGCATCGATACCGCCAATGAAGTAACCTACTTCAACAATGGCGGCATCCTGCATTATGTCTTGCGGAACCTCGCGGCGGAATAA
- a CDS encoding GNAT family N-acetyltransferase, whose protein sequence is MNYPIKSGRILLRPMTVSDAPRVYAYRRQPTVARFQGWTPETVTEVEDHAINMQAWGNDIAGRCIQLVIEQQEDPASGVMGDMAFSLDTETKAQAELGIAFDPAFQKQGFAHEAVTGLVSALFDQLKLHRIHVSIDPANRASRMLFERVGFRLEGHLRKSVYFKGAWCDDIVMAVLGEEWGE, encoded by the coding sequence ATGAACTACCCTATAAAATCTGGCCGGATATTGCTCCGGCCAATGACGGTTTCTGATGCACCTCGGGTTTACGCCTACCGCCGTCAGCCCACCGTCGCGCGCTTTCAGGGGTGGACGCCGGAAACAGTGACGGAAGTGGAAGATCACGCGATTAATATGCAAGCCTGGGGGAATGATATCGCCGGGCGCTGTATCCAGTTGGTGATCGAGCAGCAGGAAGATCCGGCCAGTGGTGTCATGGGGGATATGGCGTTTAGTCTCGATACGGAAACCAAGGCTCAGGCGGAACTGGGGATTGCCTTTGATCCGGCCTTTCAGAAACAGGGATTTGCCCATGAGGCGGTGACAGGTCTTGTATCAGCGTTGTTTGATCAGCTAAAACTCCACAGAATTCATGTGTCTATTGATCCGGCTAACAGGGCGTCACGGATGTTGTTTGAACGCGTTGGGTTTCGTCTTGAAGGTCATTTGCGCAAAAGCGTTTATTTTAAAGGTGCATGGTGTGATGACATCGTTATGGCGGTGTTGGGGGAAGAATGGGGGGAGTGA